A single window of Chitinophaga sp. XS-30 DNA harbors:
- a CDS encoding RagB/SusD family nutrient uptake outer membrane protein: MKKHIIAITILGALFSCKKSWLEIVPQGDQVAVTTDDYGKLMNNPGLYNYSAGGWGEAQLMGDEVAAETPYFANINIVRDRLFQWKDSIYVELEYMPYLLNLHNQGMYGLNKVINEVMSSTGGTDEQKRAIRAEALATRAWSNFNMAGHYCKPYNAATAATDPGFPLVTEAEVNTRSFPRGTVQQTYDFIIKDLTDALVSIPVRQPIVTRMSKPAVEGLLGKVYLFMGRYNEALPFLNAAISSVTANGQTSFYNYNETFAPGGAFLPVNTFSGPNSPGQNQNDLREAVVSKVWRSGSYSGNVTGNNGLVLTPQAAALYGSSDLRLLFYTDTNSDMTPNPAGRLRKYGVSYSRFGLQLADLYLLAAECKARLNDPDGAVADLEMLRKNRMPPADAVVPAAIAADQAALVRFIIDERTREFAAEGYRWFDMRRLSTDPLFAGTAYTHTMYNEDGTTTVYTLDQSKRFVLKFPRNYTDTNPDMPDNP; this comes from the coding sequence ATGAAGAAGCATATTATCGCGATAACAATACTTGGTGCGCTGTTCTCCTGTAAAAAAAGCTGGCTGGAAATTGTGCCGCAGGGTGATCAGGTGGCAGTAACCACAGACGACTACGGCAAATTGATGAACAATCCCGGCCTCTATAACTACTCCGCAGGCGGATGGGGGGAAGCGCAGCTCATGGGGGATGAAGTGGCCGCAGAAACGCCCTATTTTGCCAATATCAACATCGTGCGGGACCGCCTGTTCCAGTGGAAAGATTCCATTTACGTGGAACTTGAATATATGCCGTACCTGCTCAATCTCCATAACCAGGGCATGTATGGGCTGAACAAGGTCATCAATGAAGTGATGTCCTCAACCGGCGGCACTGATGAGCAAAAAAGGGCCATACGGGCGGAAGCGCTGGCTACGCGCGCATGGAGCAATTTCAATATGGCCGGGCATTACTGCAAGCCCTACAATGCCGCCACCGCGGCCACCGATCCGGGATTCCCGCTGGTCACGGAAGCGGAAGTGAATACACGGTCGTTTCCCAGGGGCACCGTTCAGCAAACCTATGATTTCATTATCAAAGACCTCACGGACGCACTGGTATCCATACCCGTCAGGCAACCGATCGTCACCCGCATGTCCAAACCTGCCGTAGAAGGCCTGCTGGGAAAAGTGTACCTCTTCATGGGCAGGTATAACGAAGCGCTGCCGTTCCTGAACGCAGCTATTTCCTCTGTTACCGCCAACGGACAGACCAGCTTCTATAACTACAACGAAACATTCGCTCCCGGCGGCGCTTTCCTGCCGGTCAACACTTTCAGCGGCCCTAATTCACCGGGGCAGAACCAGAACGATCTCCGTGAGGCCGTGGTATCCAAGGTATGGAGAAGCGGTTCTTATTCCGGCAATGTTACGGGGAATAACGGACTGGTGCTTACGCCGCAGGCGGCGGCACTCTATGGCAGCAGCGACCTCCGGCTGCTTTTTTACACGGATACCAACAGCGATATGACGCCCAATCCCGCGGGAAGACTGCGCAAATACGGCGTGAGCTATTCCCGGTTCGGGCTTCAGCTGGCAGACCTGTATCTCCTGGCGGCAGAATGCAAAGCCAGGCTCAATGATCCGGATGGCGCCGTTGCCGATCTGGAAATGCTGCGCAAAAACAGAATGCCTCCCGCTGACGCAGTTGTACCGGCCGCTATTGCCGCAGATCAGGCTGCCCTTGTCCGCTTCATTATCGATGAACGCACCCGCGAATTCGCTGCCGAAGGCTACCGCTGGTTCGACATGCGAAGACTGTCCACTGATCCGCTTTTCGCGGGAACGGCCTATACACACACCATGTATAATGAAGATGGAACAACAACGGTTTATACGCTGGACCAGTCCAAACGCTTTGTATTGAAGTTCCCGCGCAACTACACCGATACCAATCCTGACATGCCGGACAATCCCTGA
- a CDS encoding ABC transporter ATP-binding protein produces MTNIVKIERLSHKYSSAWAIRDINMEISQTGIVGLLGSNGAGKSTTMNILCGALNQTEGDVFINGINMRENPARAKREIGFLPQNPPLYMDLTVDEYLNYCASLRLIPKDSIKPSIKEAKERCGIDHYSKRLIRNLSGGYRQRVGIAQAIVHKPRLVVLDEPTNGLDPNQITEVRALIKEIARDRAVIFSSHILPEIQILCKEIKMIENGRIVFSDTMDAFNNYVEPHSMLIHMENPPAAAELEKIEGITQVNFLTERQVRLHFNGDRNITEKVVALSVQHGWRLSEISLDKSALDEIFKQLSSKSTQQQD; encoded by the coding sequence ATGACCAATATTGTAAAAATTGAGCGCCTGTCGCACAAATACAGCAGCGCATGGGCCATCCGCGACATCAACATGGAGATCAGCCAGACCGGTATCGTCGGACTGCTCGGCTCCAACGGCGCAGGAAAGTCCACCACCATGAACATCCTCTGCGGAGCATTGAACCAGACGGAAGGGGATGTATTTATCAACGGCATCAATATGCGGGAAAACCCTGCGCGTGCAAAACGTGAAATAGGGTTCCTGCCGCAAAACCCGCCCTTGTATATGGACCTTACCGTGGATGAGTACCTGAACTATTGCGCAAGCTTGCGCCTTATTCCAAAAGACAGCATAAAACCCTCCATCAAAGAAGCCAAGGAACGTTGCGGTATTGACCACTACAGCAAGCGGTTGATCCGTAACCTTTCCGGCGGCTACCGGCAACGCGTAGGCATTGCCCAGGCCATCGTGCATAAGCCGCGGCTGGTTGTGCTGGACGAGCCTACCAATGGTCTCGATCCCAACCAGATCACCGAAGTAAGGGCGCTGATCAAAGAAATTGCCAGAGACAGGGCAGTGATCTTCTCCTCCCACATCCTGCCGGAAATACAGATCCTCTGCAAGGAGATCAAAATGATAGAGAACGGCAGGATCGTATTCTCAGACACGATGGACGCTTTCAACAATTATGTGGAACCGCATAGCATGCTCATTCACATGGAAAACCCGCCTGCAGCCGCTGAACTGGAAAAGATAGAAGGGATCACCCAGGTGAATTTCCTCACGGAAAGGCAGGTACGCTTACATTTTAACGGAGACCGGAATATCACGGAAAAAGTAGTGGCATTAAGCGTTCAGCACGGCTGGAGGCTAAGCGAGATCAGCCTCGACAAAAGCGCGCTCGACGAGATATTCAAACAATTATCCAGTAAATCAACTCAACAACAGGATTAA
- a CDS encoding Gldg family protein, which translates to MRTIFKIAKTELRILFYSPIAWFLMIVFLVQCSIVYFGVLESYARLQEISGTNLEWLTNMTEKIFLSRQGLFGNVMQNLFLYIPLLTMSLISRETGSGTIKLLYSSPITVREIVFGKYLAMMIYSLLLVAIVGIFTISGAFHINFPEKGMLMAAMLGFYLLLCAYSAIGLFMSCLTTYQVVAAICTFVMIGVLSYIGNLWQDIAFIRELTYFLSINGRTQNMLSGLITTKDVVYFLMIVYIFLGLSIFKLKAGMESRSAMVKSGRYISVIASALLIGYLSSLPGFIGYYDATSNKSRTLTPNAQKIIAELGDEPLEVTAYSNLLSRHWYFGSPTSYNQTLARWEPYMRFKPDIVLKTVSYYDSTLDDTRMLSGHAGKTLKEVAEQYAKSMDVDMADLKSPEEIRKIIDLRPELNRYVMQLRWKGKTTFLRVFDDQAAWPGETEVSAAFKRLLQANIPRIAFVSGHLERDINKMGDREYKALTNHSTFRNSLVNQGFDVQTLSLETQDIPTDIAALVIADPKLAPGDAAMARLQQYIDRGGNLLIAGEPGKQAILNPILQQLGVQMMEGQAVQESREFAPDFITADVTELAGTFSKNLGKRMADSPKVSMPGAAALSFSPNGAFDIQPLLMTDSRLTWNRKQKLDLEMTTNASATSETMQSAMAMPVMIAPVTATPERTLKKDPGTVTFSPANGDLKGPLPAMLSLKRQVGNKEQRIIVSGDADFMSNAELQRFNIRTVNFLFNTAVFSWLCYGEFPIETTRPDPKDTRVTVSLDQARHLKVLYLWALPGMLLIFASILLIRRKRK; encoded by the coding sequence ATGAGAACAATATTCAAAATTGCCAAAACAGAATTGCGCATCCTCTTTTACTCGCCTATCGCATGGTTCCTGATGATCGTATTCCTTGTACAATGCAGCATTGTGTATTTCGGCGTGCTGGAAAGTTATGCCAGGTTGCAGGAGATCAGCGGAACAAACCTTGAATGGCTGACGAATATGACGGAGAAAATCTTCCTCTCCAGGCAGGGACTGTTCGGCAACGTCATGCAGAATCTTTTTCTGTACATACCACTGCTCACCATGAGCCTTATCAGCCGGGAAACCGGCAGCGGCACTATCAAGCTGCTGTATTCTTCCCCCATTACGGTAAGGGAGATCGTTTTCGGCAAATACCTGGCCATGATGATATACAGCCTCCTGCTGGTAGCTATCGTAGGCATCTTCACAATATCCGGTGCTTTCCATATCAATTTCCCTGAAAAAGGTATGCTGATGGCGGCCATGCTGGGCTTTTACCTGCTGTTATGCGCATATTCGGCGATCGGGCTGTTCATGTCCTGCCTCACTACATACCAGGTAGTAGCAGCGATCTGCACATTTGTGATGATCGGCGTACTGAGTTATATCGGCAACCTCTGGCAGGATATTGCTTTTATCAGGGAGCTCACCTATTTCCTGTCCATTAACGGCCGTACGCAGAATATGCTCTCCGGCCTCATCACCACAAAAGACGTCGTGTACTTCCTGATGATCGTCTATATCTTCCTCGGCCTGAGCATCTTCAAACTGAAAGCCGGTATGGAATCCAGATCTGCCATGGTAAAGAGCGGCCGGTACATATCCGTCATCGCATCCGCACTACTGATCGGCTATCTGAGCTCCCTCCCCGGCTTCATCGGCTACTATGATGCTACTTCCAACAAGTCAAGAACGCTGACGCCAAACGCGCAGAAGATCATTGCGGAACTTGGAGACGAGCCGCTGGAAGTCACCGCTTACAGCAACCTCCTGAGCAGGCACTGGTACTTCGGCAGCCCCACCTCCTACAACCAGACGCTCGCCCGCTGGGAACCTTACATGCGCTTCAAACCGGACATTGTGCTGAAAACGGTGAGTTATTACGACAGCACACTGGATGACACACGCATGTTGTCCGGCCATGCCGGCAAAACCCTCAAAGAGGTCGCGGAACAATACGCCAAAAGCATGGATGTGGATATGGCCGATCTCAAGTCACCCGAAGAGATCCGGAAGATCATTGACCTGCGGCCCGAACTGAACAGGTATGTGATGCAGCTCAGGTGGAAAGGGAAAACCACTTTCCTCCGGGTGTTTGACGATCAGGCGGCATGGCCGGGCGAAACGGAAGTCTCCGCCGCCTTTAAACGCCTCCTGCAGGCCAACATACCCAGGATCGCATTCGTCTCCGGTCATCTCGAAAGGGATATCAATAAAATGGGGGACCGCGAATACAAGGCGCTGACCAATCACAGCACTTTCCGCAATTCGCTTGTGAACCAGGGATTCGATGTGCAGACCCTTTCACTGGAAACACAGGATATCCCCACGGATATCGCCGCCCTCGTGATCGCCGATCCCAAACTGGCACCCGGCGATGCGGCCATGGCCAGGCTTCAGCAATATATCGACCGTGGAGGCAACCTCCTGATTGCGGGAGAGCCGGGAAAACAGGCGATCCTGAACCCCATCCTGCAACAGCTCGGCGTGCAGATGATGGAAGGGCAGGCCGTACAGGAAAGCAGGGAATTTGCACCGGACTTCATAACAGCGGATGTTACGGAACTGGCCGGCACGTTCTCCAAAAACCTGGGGAAAAGAATGGCGGACAGCCCGAAAGTTTCCATGCCTGGCGCGGCCGCACTCTCCTTCTCCCCCAACGGCGCATTTGACATCCAGCCACTGCTGATGACCGACAGCAGGCTGACCTGGAACAGAAAACAGAAGCTGGACCTCGAAATGACCACCAACGCAAGCGCCACATCGGAAACAATGCAGAGCGCCATGGCCATGCCGGTCATGATCGCACCCGTTACCGCCACACCGGAGCGTACCCTTAAAAAGGATCCCGGTACAGTCACCTTCTCCCCTGCGAACGGTGATCTTAAAGGCCCCCTGCCTGCCATGCTCAGCCTCAAACGGCAGGTCGGCAACAAGGAACAACGCATCATTGTGTCCGGCGATGCAGACTTCATGAGCAATGCCGAGTTACAGCGTTTCAATATCAGGACCGTGAATTTCCTGTTCAACACAGCAGTTTTCAGCTGGTTATGCTACGGGGAATTCCCGATAGAAACCACCCGCCCGGACCCGAAAGATACCCGGGTGACCGTTTCACTGGACCAGGCCCGTCACCTGAAGGTCCTCTATCTCTGGGCGTTGCCGGGCATGCTGCTGATATTCGCCTCCATTCTGCTGATCAGGCGCAAAAGGAAATAA
- a CDS encoding DNA mismatch repair protein: MLFTTDKQTLEDLNIFGRHGGDSVFNIFNRCITKGGAAVMEEMFRYPLSDEKAINRRSGIIQYFAVNGTVFPMQSALFDAAEAYLANTDERTKLQPEEPGIGKKLGHLIGTDTETALLVKGISALVELMKNMHSFITSLNLPEDHGYFPEKAAVTALLSEPDLAPVFNSKGRPSGAAMAAYDALLRFRHRSSMQQLLRHIYHLDVYVSVAKVAQERRFVFPAALPEDRHMLHLKGVFHPQLKNAVPNTIHVTPDNNVTFLTGANMAGKSTFMKSLGIAVFLAHMGFPVAAERMEFSVLNGIYTTINLPDDLGMGASHFYAEVLRVKKMAQELSQSRNLLIIFDELFRGTNVKDAYEATIAVTEGFAGKPGSLFVISTHIIEAGEVLRQRCRNIRFIFLPTRMQGNTPVYTYSLEEGITDDRHGMVIINNAQILDILAKGTPKEV, encoded by the coding sequence ATGTTATTTACGACAGACAAACAAACACTGGAAGACCTGAATATTTTTGGCAGGCATGGCGGGGACTCGGTGTTCAATATCTTCAACCGCTGCATCACAAAAGGTGGTGCAGCGGTCATGGAAGAGATGTTCCGCTATCCGTTATCCGATGAAAAAGCGATCAACCGCCGCAGCGGCATCATTCAGTATTTTGCCGTCAATGGAACCGTATTCCCTATGCAAAGCGCGCTTTTCGATGCGGCAGAGGCCTATCTTGCCAATACCGATGAAAGAACAAAGCTTCAACCGGAAGAGCCGGGCATCGGTAAAAAACTGGGCCATCTCATTGGCACAGATACGGAAACTGCCCTGCTCGTCAAAGGCATCAGCGCTTTGGTGGAGCTGATGAAAAACATGCACAGCTTCATTACTTCGCTGAATCTTCCCGAAGATCATGGCTACTTCCCTGAAAAGGCCGCAGTAACAGCACTTTTGTCGGAACCGGACCTTGCGCCGGTGTTCAACAGCAAAGGCAGGCCTTCCGGCGCCGCCATGGCTGCATATGACGCCCTGTTGCGCTTCCGGCACCGCAGCAGCATGCAGCAGTTGCTGCGTCACATCTATCACCTTGATGTATATGTTTCCGTTGCGAAAGTTGCACAGGAACGCCGCTTCGTATTTCCTGCGGCACTGCCGGAAGACCGGCATATGCTGCACCTGAAAGGCGTATTTCATCCGCAGCTCAAAAACGCCGTTCCCAATACCATCCATGTTACACCGGACAACAATGTTACCTTTCTTACCGGCGCCAATATGGCCGGCAAATCCACTTTCATGAAGTCCCTGGGCATTGCGGTATTCCTTGCGCATATGGGATTTCCCGTGGCGGCGGAACGAATGGAATTTTCGGTATTGAATGGCATTTATACGACCATCAATCTGCCGGACGATCTGGGCATGGGAGCCAGTCATTTTTATGCGGAGGTGCTGCGGGTGAAGAAAATGGCGCAGGAGCTGAGCCAGTCCAGAAACCTCCTCATTATTTTTGATGAGCTGTTCAGAGGCACTAACGTCAAAGATGCTTACGAAGCTACAATAGCCGTAACGGAAGGGTTTGCCGGCAAACCGGGCAGCCTCTTTGTGATTTCCACACACATCATCGAAGCGGGGGAAGTGCTGCGGCAAAGGTGCCGCAACATCCGTTTCATTTTCCTTCCCACGCGGATGCAGGGCAACACGCCGGTGTACACCTACTCGCTTGAAGAAGGCATAACGGATGACCGCCACGGGATGGTTATCATCAACAATGCACAAATCCTGGATATCCTCGCCAAAGGAACGCCAAAAGAAGTATAA
- a CDS encoding DNA mismatch repair protein, whose translation MNFIADKQTLEDLNLLGKYKPHSIYSLFNRVHTHGGERLLEEMFHHPLTQPDDINRRSSIFRYFQERDIPFPLSAETFRIAAHYLGAGTAGNCLVGAAGMLRSKISASLLRDDQYALLQGGLIAAIRVLNDLKDFLARLEKQPGPYSDEAQTLRNILCNDRLAWLEQERKTLQLPFLKLVRYNYLFRHTMRLEIEALLEGIWRLDVYLAVSKVSREKSLSFATARPAEEHLFRAAGIRHPALAKAVANPLFLHPGNNLLFLTGANMAGKSTFMKSFGIAVYLAHMGFPVAAGEMEFSVMDGLYSSINVPDSLSMGYSHFYAEVLRVKTVAEAVSSGKNLVVIFDELFKGTNVKDAYDATLSVTKAFSRYRSCFFIVSTHIVEAGEALKACENIQFSFLPTVMEGVIPKYPYTLTAGISGDRHGMMIIRNEKIPDMLRS comes from the coding sequence ATGAACTTTATAGCAGATAAACAGACACTGGAAGACCTTAACCTGCTGGGTAAATACAAACCCCATTCCATCTACAGCCTCTTCAACAGGGTGCACACACATGGCGGAGAAAGGCTGCTGGAAGAGATGTTTCATCACCCCCTCACGCAACCTGATGATATTAACCGGCGAAGCAGCATTTTCCGTTACTTCCAGGAAAGGGACATCCCGTTCCCGCTCAGCGCCGAAACGTTCCGGATTGCCGCGCACTACCTCGGCGCCGGAACAGCGGGGAATTGCCTTGTTGGGGCAGCCGGCATGCTCCGCAGCAAAATATCCGCTTCGCTGCTGCGTGATGATCAGTATGCTCTCCTGCAGGGAGGCTTGATTGCCGCAATCCGGGTGCTGAATGATTTAAAGGATTTCCTTGCCCGTCTTGAAAAACAGCCCGGCCCCTATTCCGATGAGGCGCAAACACTTCGCAACATCCTCTGTAACGACCGGCTGGCCTGGCTGGAACAGGAAAGGAAAACCCTGCAATTGCCTTTCCTGAAGCTGGTCCGCTACAACTACCTGTTCCGGCATACCATGAGGCTGGAAATAGAAGCGCTGCTGGAAGGCATCTGGCGCCTGGATGTGTACCTCGCCGTAAGCAAGGTGTCCCGGGAAAAAAGCCTTTCTTTCGCTACGGCACGGCCGGCGGAGGAACATCTTTTCCGGGCCGCCGGAATACGGCATCCTGCGCTGGCCAAAGCAGTGGCTAACCCGCTGTTCCTCCATCCCGGAAACAACCTGCTCTTTCTCACCGGAGCCAATATGGCCGGCAAGTCCACTTTCATGAAATCTTTTGGCATAGCAGTGTATCTGGCGCACATGGGCTTTCCCGTTGCTGCCGGTGAAATGGAATTTTCGGTCATGGACGGGCTTTATTCTTCCATCAATGTGCCGGACAGTTTAAGCATGGGCTACAGTCATTTTTATGCGGAGGTATTAAGGGTTAAAACAGTGGCGGAAGCAGTAAGCAGCGGAAAAAACCTGGTAGTGATATTCGATGAATTGTTCAAAGGCACCAATGTCAAGGATGCTTATGACGCCACACTATCTGTAACAAAGGCCTTCTCCCGCTACAGGAGCTGCTTTTTTATCGTTTCCACACATATCGTTGAAGCCGGAGAAGCTTTAAAGGCATGCGAAAATATTCAGTTCTCTTTCCTGCCAACAGTGATGGAAGGCGTCATACCAAAGTATCCTTACACGCTGACCGCCGGCATTTCCGGCGACCGGCACGGCATGATGATCATCCGGAATGAAAAGATACCGGATATGCTGCGCTCCTGA
- a CDS encoding type II TA system antitoxin MqsA family protein, protein MKEKIACPYCDGMAVLQKQPKELAYRKDVFKVMEHFYRCGQCNEEFTTTESDTITLAQAHNQYREKYNILFPEEITAIREQYGLSAARMSEVLGLGANSYGNYEKGEMPVPAMANLIKTADKPEVFQEFLEDGRPYFSDNAFEKAKARVHILLGERRKLKPFYASLNVHHESNSFTGYKRPDADRVAALVTHLIRHSRAGYNNKLKLNKQLFYTDFSHYKHYGRSITGLSYRAINYGPVPANYDNIYTYLENEQIITSCWERTRSGGAVEIFAVAAETPPAEDVFSSEELDTIRSITRKFKDTSAWDIVDLSHLERAWKELEGERKLISYQEYAFDLMGA, encoded by the coding sequence ATGAAAGAAAAAATAGCATGCCCGTATTGTGATGGTATGGCCGTTTTACAGAAACAGCCGAAGGAGCTGGCATACCGTAAAGATGTTTTCAAGGTGATGGAGCATTTTTACCGGTGCGGGCAATGCAACGAAGAGTTTACCACCACAGAAAGCGATACCATCACCCTCGCGCAGGCGCATAATCAATACCGGGAAAAGTACAACATACTTTTCCCGGAAGAGATCACGGCCATCAGGGAACAGTATGGGCTTTCCGCTGCCCGGATGAGTGAGGTGCTGGGGTTGGGGGCCAACAGTTACGGTAATTATGAAAAGGGGGAAATGCCTGTTCCCGCGATGGCCAACCTGATCAAAACCGCAGATAAACCGGAGGTTTTCCAGGAGTTCCTGGAAGATGGCAGGCCGTATTTTTCCGATAATGCGTTTGAGAAAGCAAAAGCCAGGGTGCATATACTGCTTGGCGAACGCAGGAAACTGAAACCCTTCTATGCCAGCCTGAACGTTCACCACGAATCCAACAGCTTTACAGGGTATAAACGGCCGGATGCCGACCGGGTTGCCGCGCTGGTTACCCACCTGATCCGTCATTCCAGGGCCGGTTATAACAACAAACTGAAGCTGAACAAACAATTGTTCTATACGGATTTCAGCCATTACAAGCACTACGGCCGGTCCATCACCGGGTTATCGTACCGGGCCATCAATTATGGGCCGGTGCCGGCTAATTATGATAACATCTACACTTACCTGGAGAACGAGCAGATCATCACTTCCTGCTGGGAAAGAACACGCTCCGGCGGCGCCGTGGAAATATTTGCCGTTGCCGCCGAAACGCCGCCCGCCGAGGATGTTTTTTCCAGCGAAGAGCTGGACACCATTCGTTCCATCACCCGGAAGTTCAAGGATACTTCCGCCTGGGATATTGTAGACCTCAGCCATCTTGAGCGGGCATGGAAGGAACTGGAAGGGGAAAGGAAGCTGATCAGCTACCAGGAGTATGCTTTTGATCTGATGGGGGCGTAA
- a CDS encoding UbiA family prenyltransferase yields MMTWQTNEILQLRYDWQNFYGFVFFATLCSYNFHWYLTPGAIHQSERISWGLRRRKLQLLGCAIGMAGAAWFFRPLAPHWLPVSGAVLLTFLYSAPKVPHPAFRWLKKIAIGKTIFLAFVWTYVTTLLPALIAGQANNTAVLYLTAYRFFLIYAICILFDYRDREADRQEGIRSLITWFDDRSLEKLYYGSVFLSALSALLLAPSIPLFVLCSLIVPVVITSMIKRYAETHTSDYVYYCYLDGLMMLSALLHLAWTAAGGI; encoded by the coding sequence ATGATGACCTGGCAAACCAACGAAATACTGCAACTCCGGTATGACTGGCAAAATTTCTACGGTTTTGTGTTCTTTGCCACCCTTTGCAGCTATAATTTCCACTGGTATCTTACCCCAGGCGCCATCCACCAGTCGGAACGCATCAGCTGGGGCCTGCGCAGGCGAAAACTGCAGCTGCTGGGCTGCGCCATCGGCATGGCCGGCGCGGCATGGTTCTTCCGGCCGCTTGCTCCCCACTGGCTCCCCGTCTCGGGCGCCGTGCTGCTGACCTTCCTCTATTCGGCGCCCAAAGTTCCGCACCCTGCTTTCCGCTGGCTGAAAAAGATCGCCATCGGGAAAACCATCTTCCTGGCCTTTGTATGGACCTACGTGACCACGCTCCTTCCCGCCCTCATCGCCGGACAGGCAAACAATACCGCCGTGCTGTACCTCACCGCTTACCGCTTCTTCCTGATCTACGCCATCTGCATTCTTTTCGATTACCGGGACAGGGAGGCGGACCGGCAGGAAGGTATCCGCAGCCTCATCACCTGGTTCGATGACCGCAGCCTGGAAAAACTCTACTACGGCTCCGTCTTCCTCTCCGCATTGTCCGCTTTGCTGCTGGCCCCCTCCATTCCCCTGTTTGTGCTGTGCAGCCTTATTGTTCCCGTAGTTATAACGTCTATGATTAAACGATATGCAGAAACCCATACCTCCGATTATGTCTATTATTGCTACCTGGACGGCCTCATGATGCTCTCCGCCCTGCTCCACCTGGCCTGGACGGCCGCGGGTGGCATTTAA
- a CDS encoding M42 family metallopeptidase → MAKKQKSILTKESLAFLKTYLNNPAPTGFEKEGQKLWLNYLKPWIDDSFVDPYGSAVGIINPEAAFKVVIEAHADEISWFVNYISPEGLIYVIRNGGSDQAIAPSKRVNIHTAQGIVKAVFGWPAIHTRLRSADGKEPQPKVDNIFLDCGARSRKEVEDLGIHVGCVVTFDDMFEELNYDYYICRAIDNRIGGFMIAEVARLLKENKERLPFGLYIVNAVQEEVGLRGAEMIAKRIKPNVAIITDVTHDTTTPMINKNIEGEIRCGSGPSITYGPAVHNILRDLIINTAKKEKIPYQLHAVSRSTGTDTDAFAYSNEGTPSALISIPLRYMHTTVEMIKKDDVENTIRLIYQALLNITPKTNFQYL, encoded by the coding sequence ATGGCAAAGAAACAGAAATCAATACTGACGAAGGAATCACTGGCTTTCCTGAAAACCTATCTCAACAATCCGGCCCCTACAGGCTTTGAGAAAGAAGGACAGAAATTATGGCTGAATTACCTGAAACCCTGGATCGACGATTCTTTCGTGGACCCTTACGGTTCAGCGGTTGGCATCATCAACCCGGAAGCGGCTTTCAAAGTAGTGATAGAAGCGCATGCAGACGAGATATCCTGGTTCGTCAACTATATCTCTCCGGAAGGGCTCATTTATGTGATCCGCAACGGCGGCTCCGATCAGGCTATTGCGCCCTCCAAACGGGTGAATATTCATACAGCACAGGGTATCGTAAAAGCCGTATTCGGATGGCCTGCCATCCATACCCGCCTGCGCAGCGCGGACGGCAAGGAACCGCAACCGAAAGTGGATAATATCTTCCTGGACTGTGGCGCACGCTCCCGGAAAGAAGTGGAAGACCTGGGCATTCACGTTGGATGTGTGGTCACCTTCGATGATATGTTCGAAGAACTGAATTACGATTACTATATCTGCCGCGCCATCGATAACCGCATCGGCGGCTTCATGATCGCCGAAGTGGCCCGCCTCCTGAAAGAGAACAAGGAACGCCTCCCCTTCGGCCTCTACATCGTCAATGCCGTACAGGAAGAAGTAGGCCTCCGCGGCGCAGAGATGATCGCCAAGCGCATCAAGCCGAACGTGGCCATCATCACGGATGTAACGCATGATACCACCACACCGATGATCAACAAGAACATCGAAGGAGAGATCCGCTGCGGCAGCGGCCCCAGCATCACCTACGGCCCCGCCGTCCACAACATCCTGCGGGACCTGATCATCAACACCGCCAAAAAAGAAAAGATCCCCTACCAGCTGCATGCCGTCAGCCGCAGCACAGGTACTGATACGGACGCTTTCGCCTATTCAAACGAAGGCACCCCCTCCGCGCTCATCAGCATCCCCCTGCGCTACATGCACACCACCGTGGAAATGATCAAGAAAGATGACGTCGAAAATACCATCCGCCTCATATACCAGGCTTTACTGAACATCACACCTAAAACCAACTTTCAATACCTGTAA